The following coding sequences lie in one Myxococcus xanthus genomic window:
- a CDS encoding alkaline phosphatase family protein: MERCVVLDLPGLSARFVGPSTPNMQAFVERGRMVPLQPVLPALNCTMQATFLTGRYPSEHGIVGDGWLNRELGEVRFWPQSDGLVQTPQLWDAARKLDPSFTCARVCWFMNMYSKADYAITPQPSFTADGRVLPDVFTEPLHLRKPLVEALGNFPAYDYWGPRYSIRSSEWIADVAMWLEQRHSPTLSLVFLPHLDYTPHTFGPDAKEIHKSLRELDDVVGKLIGFYESRGVRVIILSEFGAVPVSRAVHLNRLFRRRGWLAIREEGGRDVVYPSGSEAFAVADMQIAHIYVRNPALLDEVKALVEAEPGVAQVLDAEGKRTHHLDHPRSGELVALAEPDAWFTYFYWLDDARAPDYARTVDIYRKPGYDPLEMFVDPKLGLRMLELGGSVVKEMLGVRSRLEVVSMDGSLLKGAHGLPTGPEDGPVLMTRHGELIEADTLHATQVHDLILAHLTGQQAAA; encoded by the coding sequence ATGGAACGTTGCGTCGTTTTGGACTTGCCTGGATTGAGCGCGAGGTTTGTCGGCCCCTCGACGCCAAACATGCAGGCATTCGTGGAGCGGGGGCGCATGGTGCCGCTCCAGCCCGTCCTGCCGGCGCTGAACTGCACCATGCAGGCGACGTTCCTGACCGGAAGATACCCCAGCGAGCACGGAATCGTCGGAGATGGATGGCTCAACCGGGAGCTGGGAGAGGTCCGCTTCTGGCCCCAGTCCGACGGGCTCGTGCAGACGCCGCAGCTCTGGGATGCCGCCCGCAAGCTCGACCCCAGCTTCACCTGCGCCCGCGTGTGCTGGTTCATGAACATGTATTCGAAGGCGGACTACGCCATCACGCCGCAGCCGTCCTTCACCGCGGACGGGCGGGTGCTGCCAGACGTGTTCACGGAGCCGCTCCACCTGCGCAAGCCGCTCGTCGAGGCGTTGGGGAACTTCCCCGCGTATGACTACTGGGGGCCCCGCTACAGCATCCGCTCCTCGGAGTGGATCGCCGACGTCGCCATGTGGCTGGAGCAGCGGCACAGCCCCACGCTCTCGCTCGTCTTCCTGCCGCACCTGGACTACACGCCGCACACGTTTGGACCGGACGCGAAGGAGATCCACAAGAGCCTTCGCGAGCTCGACGACGTCGTCGGGAAGCTGATTGGCTTCTATGAGTCGCGCGGCGTGCGCGTCATCATCCTCTCGGAGTTCGGCGCGGTCCCCGTGTCCCGGGCCGTCCACCTGAACCGCCTCTTCCGCCGCCGAGGGTGGCTGGCGATTCGGGAGGAGGGCGGCCGTGACGTCGTCTATCCCAGCGGCAGTGAGGCGTTCGCCGTCGCGGACATGCAGATCGCGCACATCTACGTCCGGAACCCGGCGCTCCTGGACGAGGTCAAGGCGCTGGTCGAGGCGGAGCCCGGGGTGGCCCAGGTGCTCGATGCCGAGGGCAAGCGCACCCACCATCTGGACCACCCACGCTCCGGCGAACTGGTGGCCCTGGCTGAACCGGATGCCTGGTTCACGTACTTCTACTGGCTCGATGATGCGCGTGCGCCGGACTACGCGCGGACCGTCGATATCTACCGCAAGCCGGGCTACGACCCGCTGGAGATGTTCGTGGACCCGAAGCTCGGTCTGCGAATGCTGGAACTGGGGGGCAGTGTCGTGAAGGAGATGCTGGGCGTGCGATCGCGACTGGAGGTCGTCTCGATGGACGGCTCCCTCCTCAAAGGGGCGCATGGCCTGCCCACCGGCCCGGAGGATGGGCCGGTGCTGATGACACGACATGGCGAACTGATCGAGGCAGATACACTCCACGCCACGCAAGTCCACGACCTCATCCTGGCGCACCTGACCGGACAGCAGGCGGCGGCCTGA
- a CDS encoding beta-ketoacyl synthase N-terminal-like domain-containing protein has translation MSDCPRTLWQMLCDGIDATGDIPSGRWPSAALFDAAPDRPGTIRNRKAGLIEGVELADPAAFRLSKRELRQMDPQHRLLFECAWHALEDAGLPFDAVRGSRTGVFMGVNFSDFQRMLARDWSALDGYSVLGTTASFAANRLSYAFDFRGPSTVSSVGCASSTVALHEACRSLMLGEVEMALAGGVELMLSPDSSIMLSQAGVFSERGQCRTLDARADGYVRGEGAGVVVLKRLSKVEPGDRVYAVIRGSAANHNGRNEWIMAPSASAQADVIRQACEQGGVAPASIDYIELHGSSFLKGDAAEAEAIGEALGTQRPVPCRLGAISNNVGYLGAAAGIAQFIKVCLSLHHRTLAPTIHVDAPNPLVSFDALGLSIQTELEPWAAREPGVPLRAGIVSTSLGGANGFVVLEAAPAAVLERTPAPVHFLVLSALSQDALRQRALQLRDFLAATPDSVATLEDICFTAALKRQHHRHRAAVIAGDRAGLVALLDSLATSSGTTLLAQEGMPLKQVEAGRVFVADGAVPPEVFPVSAGRCVSLPVYPFQRQRLWPEWLSPDEVCRSPKDARPDAATLLQAAAVAAGDASRVPDVHGEAQMRAFLRGHLADVLEVEPATLDVQGRTFFELGLNSIGATLLKERISRALELRLSTTLFFELPRLEPLAKRLLSLLEARRGRLPSDPGDMSTSEQEEQGLMERIAGLSEDEAREQIARTLAELSLEVA, from the coding sequence ATGTCGGACTGCCCGCGTACGCTCTGGCAAATGCTATGTGATGGGATTGATGCAACGGGGGACATCCCGTCCGGGCGCTGGCCTTCGGCCGCGCTCTTCGACGCGGCGCCTGATCGCCCCGGGACGATTCGCAACCGCAAGGCCGGACTGATTGAAGGCGTGGAGCTGGCCGACCCCGCGGCGTTCCGGCTGTCGAAGCGGGAGCTGCGGCAGATGGACCCGCAGCACCGTCTCCTTTTCGAGTGTGCATGGCATGCGCTGGAGGATGCGGGCCTGCCCTTCGACGCCGTTCGGGGAAGCCGCACGGGCGTCTTCATGGGCGTCAACTTCAGCGACTTCCAGCGGATGCTGGCGCGGGACTGGTCCGCGCTGGATGGCTATTCCGTCCTGGGAACGACGGCGTCCTTCGCGGCCAACCGGCTCTCCTACGCGTTTGATTTCCGAGGGCCCAGCACCGTGTCGAGCGTGGGGTGTGCCTCCTCGACGGTGGCCCTCCATGAGGCGTGCCGCAGCTTGATGCTGGGCGAGGTGGAGATGGCACTCGCCGGGGGCGTCGAGCTGATGCTGTCGCCGGACAGCAGCATCATGCTGTCCCAGGCTGGCGTGTTCTCCGAGCGAGGGCAGTGCCGGACCCTGGATGCCCGGGCGGACGGCTACGTGCGCGGGGAGGGCGCTGGCGTCGTCGTCCTCAAGCGCCTGTCCAAGGTTGAGCCCGGTGACCGCGTGTACGCCGTGATTCGGGGCAGCGCCGCCAATCACAACGGCCGGAACGAGTGGATCATGGCGCCCAGCGCCTCGGCGCAGGCGGACGTCATCCGGCAGGCGTGTGAGCAGGGCGGGGTGGCTCCGGCGAGCATCGACTACATCGAGCTGCACGGTTCGTCGTTCCTCAAGGGCGACGCGGCCGAGGCGGAGGCCATCGGGGAGGCGCTCGGGACGCAGCGGCCGGTGCCCTGCAGGCTCGGCGCCATCAGCAACAACGTGGGGTACCTGGGCGCCGCGGCGGGCATCGCGCAGTTCATCAAGGTGTGCCTGTCTCTGCACCACCGCACGTTGGCGCCGACGATTCACGTGGATGCGCCCAACCCGCTGGTTTCGTTCGACGCGCTCGGGCTGAGCATCCAGACGGAGCTGGAGCCCTGGGCCGCTCGGGAGCCTGGCGTGCCTCTGCGAGCGGGCATCGTGTCCACGTCCCTGGGCGGTGCCAACGGCTTCGTGGTCCTGGAGGCAGCTCCGGCGGCGGTGCTGGAGAGGACGCCAGCGCCGGTCCATTTCCTGGTGCTCTCGGCGCTCTCTCAGGACGCGCTTCGTCAGCGAGCGCTCCAGCTTCGGGACTTCCTCGCCGCGACGCCGGACTCGGTGGCGACGCTAGAGGACATCTGCTTCACGGCGGCGCTCAAGCGTCAGCACCACCGTCACCGTGCCGCGGTGATTGCGGGCGACCGTGCTGGGCTCGTGGCGCTCCTGGATTCGCTTGCGACGTCGAGTGGGACGACGCTCCTCGCACAAGAGGGCATGCCGCTGAAGCAGGTGGAGGCCGGCCGTGTCTTCGTCGCGGATGGGGCCGTGCCGCCCGAGGTCTTCCCGGTGAGTGCAGGGCGCTGCGTGAGCCTGCCGGTCTACCCCTTCCAGCGTCAGCGCCTGTGGCCCGAGTGGCTTTCACCCGATGAAGTCTGCCGCTCACCCAAGGACGCGCGGCCGGATGCCGCCACCCTGCTTCAGGCCGCCGCGGTGGCCGCGGGGGATGCTTCCCGCGTTCCCGATGTGCATGGGGAGGCCCAGATGCGGGCGTTCCTGCGTGGGCACCTCGCGGACGTGCTGGAGGTCGAGCCCGCGACGCTCGATGTGCAGGGGCGGACCTTCTTCGAGCTGGGCCTGAACTCCATTGGGGCCACGTTGCTGAAGGAGCGCATCTCGCGGGCGCTCGAGCTCCGGCTGTCGACGACGCTCTTCTTCGAGTTGCCCCGGCTGGAGCCGCTGGCGAAGCGGCTGCTGTCCCTGCTGGAGGCGCGGCGTGGCCGCCTGCCGTCGGACCCGGGCGACATGAGCACGTCCGAGCAGGAGGAGCAGGGCCTGATGGAGCGCATTGCCGGGCTGTCCGAGGACGAAGCGCGCGAGCAGATCGCCCGGACGCTGGCGGAACTCAGCCTGGAGGTCGCGTGA
- a CDS encoding SDR family NAD(P)-dependent oxidoreductase, translated as MNRKDGFVAELSPLQQALLTIEKLQKKLAAASNGEREPIAIIGMACRFPGGATSPAKFRDLLWGAGEALTEIPSDRRALQGLYDPDPSRPGKLSMRRAGFVDEVDRFDAEFFHISRREAEGMDPQQRFFLEVSWEALEDAGIPPHHLQGTRTGVFAGVHAKDYAFVTGGGLEKVSAHYSTGVDASYVAGRLSYLLGLEGPSMAVDTACSSSLSAVHLACQSLRTEESTLAIAGGVKLILAPQLSVFLSKAGALSPSGHCRTFDRDAAGMVQGEGCGVVVLKRLRDAVRDGDRILATLRGTGMNHDGASGGLTVPNVGAQEALYRRVLQRAGIEPGQVDYLEAHGTGTRLGDPIELDGVSRVYGAARPSERPLWIGSVKPNIGHTEAAAGIAGLIKAVLVLQAGEVPPSINFEHPTPEFTWEGSGLAVPRARTSLAEKDGPHRVAVSSFGMSGVNAHALVEAYAEATHSAVEAGPYVLPLSARSEPALRTLAASWLRYVSEAGPGTRLQDACFTAGAGRSHHAHRAALVARTPEALRTALHAVAEGRDAPGVTRGSSEGEPVFLFGGTEPEANRLMRELLGRDVFRAHAEKVDAVLRQVAGWSVIEQVAGGHAGEGHPVGVLLVLQLALAELWRACGLTPAAVSGAGVGALSAGVVAGALSVEDAVRLALQLAPAQPVRPQPVKCPFFSTVDDTWVEAGATVPDAYWERQRAAVSDLTSSVAHLCARNASAFIQVSCEAAVGEALEAAARSRGSKAVIVRASRPGDEAWTGVLGVVAGGYSSGGSIRFEGLFTGTRKTVVPTYPWQRERYWWDGEVAPAPSSEQTVRDASPRDLFCELTWHARTVGQEPVDAEGRWLIVSMQQAAAESLRQALSTAGGSVRVANVAPEQASVLREWLSESPAPRGVIYLSGSEHPESLEGLHTSVQREVHAAASLVQTLARQSVPTLPRLFLVTQGAQAAGEAAGPAAIAGAPLWGLGRVVAYEHPELACKRIDIDPAAFGALVTELARKVPAAADDDEVVLRGERRLVPSLTQTQTIPEGAGAFRPRHDRTYLITGGLGGIGLRLASWLVERGARHLALCGRKGETDEARQALVPLRAAGARVETFRVDVSRPESVAEMLAAVRRGEAPLGGIFHSAGVLADSSLLQWEPQDFETVMGPKVDGAWNLHALATDTTIEHFVLFSSTASLIGSPGQASYAAANAFLDALAHFRRARGLPALSLNWGSWGEVGMAVADARRGDRLAERGMSPMSVDEALASMALVLAENRVTRGIARFDVTRWTASHPSIVASSLFRPASVSDHVPDAVEAPRKLREVLLALEGSARRGVLEARLKEMVSEVGKIPTAKLSSTDSFDALGFDSIMALELRDMVLGELDVSMPLKSFVDERSIEQVTAELLEKLAVASVLGAASSERNDSKRVLL; from the coding sequence ATGAACCGAAAGGACGGATTCGTGGCGGAGTTGTCGCCACTCCAGCAGGCGCTGCTGACCATCGAGAAGCTGCAGAAGAAGCTGGCCGCGGCCTCGAATGGTGAGCGGGAGCCGATTGCCATCATCGGCATGGCCTGCCGCTTTCCGGGGGGCGCCACCAGCCCCGCGAAGTTCCGTGACCTGCTGTGGGGGGCAGGGGAGGCGCTGACGGAGATTCCCAGCGACCGGCGGGCGCTCCAGGGGCTCTATGACCCGGACCCCTCCAGGCCCGGGAAGCTGTCCATGCGCCGCGCCGGCTTCGTCGACGAGGTGGACCGGTTCGACGCGGAGTTCTTCCACATCTCCCGGCGTGAAGCCGAGGGCATGGACCCGCAGCAGCGCTTCTTCCTGGAGGTGAGCTGGGAGGCACTGGAGGACGCTGGCATTCCCCCGCACCACCTCCAGGGGACGCGGACCGGTGTCTTCGCGGGCGTCCACGCGAAGGACTACGCGTTCGTCACGGGGGGCGGGCTGGAGAAGGTGAGCGCCCACTACTCCACGGGTGTGGACGCCAGCTATGTGGCGGGCCGGCTGTCGTACCTCCTCGGGCTCGAAGGGCCGAGCATGGCGGTGGACACCGCGTGCTCGTCCTCTCTGTCCGCCGTGCACCTGGCGTGTCAGAGCCTGCGGACGGAGGAGTCGACGCTCGCCATCGCCGGAGGCGTGAAGCTCATCCTGGCGCCGCAACTCAGCGTGTTCCTGTCCAAGGCGGGAGCCCTGTCCCCCAGCGGCCACTGCCGCACGTTCGACCGGGACGCGGCCGGCATGGTCCAGGGGGAAGGCTGTGGCGTGGTCGTCCTGAAGCGGCTGCGGGACGCCGTTCGGGATGGCGACCGCATCCTCGCGACCTTACGCGGCACGGGCATGAACCACGACGGCGCGAGCGGTGGTCTCACGGTGCCGAACGTCGGGGCGCAGGAAGCGCTGTACCGGCGCGTGTTGCAGCGCGCGGGCATCGAGCCCGGGCAAGTGGACTACCTGGAAGCGCACGGGACGGGAACGCGGCTGGGAGATCCCATCGAGCTGGACGGCGTGTCGCGCGTCTATGGCGCAGCGCGGCCTTCGGAGCGCCCGCTGTGGATTGGATCCGTCAAGCCGAACATCGGTCACACGGAGGCCGCGGCCGGCATCGCGGGACTCATCAAGGCCGTCCTGGTGCTCCAGGCGGGCGAGGTGCCTCCTTCCATCAACTTTGAGCACCCGACCCCGGAGTTCACGTGGGAGGGCTCAGGGCTCGCGGTGCCTCGAGCGCGCACGTCCCTGGCGGAGAAGGACGGCCCTCATCGCGTCGCCGTGAGCTCGTTTGGGATGAGCGGTGTGAATGCGCATGCGCTCGTCGAGGCGTACGCGGAGGCCACCCATTCCGCCGTGGAGGCCGGGCCGTATGTACTGCCCCTCTCCGCGCGCTCGGAGCCGGCGTTGCGCACGCTGGCGGCGTCATGGCTCCGGTATGTGTCGGAGGCAGGACCTGGAACGCGGCTCCAGGATGCGTGCTTCACGGCGGGCGCTGGACGCTCACACCATGCGCACCGTGCGGCGCTCGTGGCGAGGACGCCCGAGGCGCTTCGCACGGCCCTTCACGCTGTCGCGGAGGGACGCGATGCGCCGGGTGTCACTCGAGGTTCAAGTGAGGGCGAGCCCGTCTTCCTCTTCGGTGGCACGGAGCCCGAGGCCAACCGGCTGATGCGTGAGCTGCTGGGCCGGGACGTCTTCCGAGCCCACGCGGAGAAGGTGGACGCGGTCCTCCGGCAGGTGGCGGGGTGGTCCGTCATCGAGCAGGTAGCGGGAGGGCACGCGGGCGAAGGACACCCGGTGGGCGTTCTCCTCGTGCTGCAGCTCGCGCTGGCGGAGCTCTGGCGCGCGTGCGGTCTGACCCCCGCCGCTGTTTCGGGAGCCGGCGTGGGAGCGCTCTCGGCAGGAGTGGTCGCGGGAGCACTCAGCGTGGAAGACGCCGTGCGGCTCGCCTTGCAACTGGCTCCAGCGCAGCCCGTGCGTCCTCAACCCGTGAAGTGCCCGTTCTTCTCCACCGTCGATGACACCTGGGTCGAAGCGGGCGCCACGGTGCCGGACGCGTACTGGGAGAGACAGCGCGCTGCGGTGAGCGACCTGACGTCGTCCGTGGCGCACCTGTGTGCGCGGAACGCCTCGGCTTTCATCCAGGTCTCTTGTGAGGCTGCCGTTGGGGAGGCGTTGGAGGCCGCTGCACGAAGCCGTGGGAGCAAGGCCGTCATCGTGCGTGCGAGCAGGCCCGGTGATGAGGCCTGGACGGGTGTCCTGGGCGTCGTCGCGGGAGGGTACTCCTCCGGAGGCTCCATTCGTTTCGAGGGGCTCTTCACGGGGACGCGCAAGACGGTGGTTCCGACGTACCCGTGGCAGCGTGAGCGCTACTGGTGGGACGGAGAGGTCGCTCCAGCGCCGAGCAGCGAGCAGACCGTCCGGGATGCATCCCCCCGGGACCTCTTCTGCGAACTGACGTGGCATGCGCGGACGGTGGGGCAGGAGCCCGTGGACGCGGAGGGGCGCTGGCTCATCGTGAGCATGCAGCAGGCTGCCGCGGAATCGCTTCGGCAGGCCCTGTCCACCGCCGGGGGCTCGGTGCGCGTGGCCAACGTGGCCCCCGAGCAGGCGTCGGTGCTGCGGGAGTGGCTGTCTGAGAGCCCGGCGCCCCGAGGCGTCATCTACCTGTCGGGTTCGGAGCACCCCGAATCACTGGAAGGGCTGCACACATCGGTTCAGCGAGAGGTCCACGCGGCGGCGTCGCTCGTGCAGACCCTGGCGCGGCAGTCGGTGCCCACGCTGCCCCGGTTGTTCCTCGTCACCCAGGGCGCGCAAGCCGCTGGCGAAGCGGCTGGACCGGCGGCGATCGCTGGCGCGCCACTGTGGGGCCTGGGACGCGTCGTCGCCTACGAGCACCCGGAGCTTGCTTGCAAGCGCATCGACATCGACCCCGCGGCCTTCGGTGCGCTGGTGACGGAGTTGGCGCGCAAGGTTCCTGCTGCCGCTGACGACGACGAGGTCGTGCTGCGCGGCGAGCGGCGGCTGGTGCCCTCGCTCACGCAGACACAAACGATTCCGGAAGGCGCGGGAGCGTTTCGTCCCCGGCATGACCGTACGTATCTGATTACCGGTGGGCTCGGTGGAATCGGACTGCGGCTCGCCTCCTGGCTGGTGGAGCGCGGCGCGCGGCACCTTGCCCTGTGTGGAAGAAAGGGCGAGACCGACGAGGCCCGGCAGGCCCTGGTGCCGCTGCGTGCGGCGGGCGCGCGGGTGGAGACCTTCCGCGTCGATGTGAGCCGCCCGGAGTCGGTGGCGGAGATGCTGGCTGCCGTCCGCCGAGGCGAAGCGCCGCTGGGGGGCATCTTCCACAGCGCGGGTGTGCTGGCGGACAGCTCGTTGTTGCAGTGGGAGCCCCAGGACTTTGAAACGGTCATGGGCCCCAAGGTCGACGGTGCCTGGAACCTCCATGCGCTGGCCACCGACACCACCATCGAGCACTTCGTCCTGTTCTCCTCGACGGCGTCGTTGATCGGCTCGCCTGGGCAGGCCAGTTACGCCGCGGCCAATGCATTTCTCGATGCGCTGGCGCACTTCCGTCGCGCACGGGGTCTGCCGGCCCTCAGTCTCAACTGGGGGAGCTGGGGCGAGGTCGGCATGGCCGTCGCGGATGCTCGGCGTGGCGACCGGCTGGCGGAGCGGGGCATGTCGCCCATGTCCGTGGACGAAGCCCTGGCGTCCATGGCGCTGGTGCTCGCGGAGAACCGCGTCACCCGGGGCATCGCGCGCTTCGATGTGACGCGATGGACCGCCAGCCATCCCTCCATCGTGGCGTCGTCGCTGTTCCGGCCCGCTTCTGTCTCCGATCACGTTCCTGACGCCGTGGAGGCGCCTCGCAAGCTGCGCGAGGTGTTGCTCGCGCTGGAAGGCTCCGCGCGCCGTGGCGTCCTGGAGGCGCGTCTCAAGGAGATGGTCAGCGAGGTCGGAAAGATTCCGACGGCGAAGCTCTCGTCCACGGACTCGTTCGACGCGCTGGGGTTCGACTCCATCATGGCGCTCGAGTTGCGGGACATGGTGCTGGGCGAACTCGACGTGAGCATGCCTCTCAAGAGTTTCGTCGATGAACGTTCCATCGAGCAGGTGACGGCTGAGCTTCTCGAAAAGCTCGCTGTGGCCAGTGTGCTCGGCGCTGCCTCCTCGGAGCGCAATGATTCGAAGCGGGTCCTGCTATGA
- a CDS encoding NAD(P)/FAD-dependent oxidoreductase encodes MNKLPGSAIVIGASIGGLSAARVLADHFERVTVIERDVLQDGPRQGAPQGNHIHVLLRKGVDLLEQYFPGLVEQMKADGIEPFDFTQDLRWLQFGDWMPRHRSGITLYPQTRFSLERYLRERLRAYSNVEILESTAVRALLATPDGRRILGVQTHDRHGDGGAVTNRLANIVVDASGRGSQLGKWLSELGFSPPEESRLPINLCYVSRLFEQPETARDWRGLWITPLPPDAPRGGAMQGVEGNRWIVSLFGYEGHHPPRDEDGFVEFARGLREPDIYEAIKDAKPVSDVQMYRVPDVKWRHFERIRDFPAGLLVLGDAWCYFDPVFGQGMSVAMLEANLLNEALHQLDSLEAVTQAWTASYLRTGAQWIQGLWFFVTAEAMRHPHVPGERTRLIKLAQWYVEELYALNHEHPEIYQEFLKLMHVQAGAEFLLRPDIALRLAKRAWQQKSVKGLGTEALWPASRVALGARYAGRVLANLVAPQRVGPRDRICHFDTEAMWQPDKTLGWFVRDALRAQGLLSEASEVRRFLEYWLPVQGLGIAKKALIEFSYNVDEPGLGFMLYSDNGTVTQAFREYTRQLGISNEGVERSVAICETFRSSDLGLVRAEFKPGGPTRYSIAASWHFDPMRGHSGFDEAMSRLPERFRVGPFAERVKTFASALRTEYYPLFLGLSFLEDGTLESKMYLVRFDEKQAPFQSGSELWRLLQDMGVSAPELERVRQLNALLWEHSADKMTQVAIEASESQSQPKRVNLIYSGIQTSAVLEAISRFGYPESSKQSVRDFERMMQTDRAKFIAVRVGPEGLSPRLKLYKHALFDFGDLSVVEDGGLGPRDSAPAAVRDVPDVCLY; translated from the coding sequence ATGAACAAACTTCCTGGGAGCGCCATTGTCATTGGCGCCAGCATTGGTGGGCTCAGCGCCGCGCGCGTGCTGGCGGACCATTTCGAGCGCGTCACCGTCATTGAACGGGACGTGCTCCAGGACGGCCCGCGCCAGGGCGCGCCCCAGGGCAATCACATCCACGTCCTGCTGCGAAAGGGTGTGGACCTGCTGGAGCAGTACTTCCCCGGCCTCGTCGAGCAGATGAAGGCAGACGGCATCGAGCCCTTCGACTTCACCCAGGACCTCCGGTGGCTGCAGTTTGGAGACTGGATGCCGCGCCACCGCAGCGGCATCACCCTGTACCCGCAGACACGCTTCTCCCTGGAGCGCTACCTGAGAGAGCGGCTTCGCGCCTATTCCAACGTGGAGATCCTGGAGTCGACCGCCGTGCGGGCGCTGCTGGCCACGCCGGATGGAAGGCGGATTCTCGGTGTCCAGACGCATGACCGCCATGGGGACGGCGGCGCGGTGACGAACCGGCTCGCCAACATCGTCGTCGACGCGAGCGGGCGCGGTTCGCAGCTGGGAAAGTGGTTGTCGGAGTTGGGGTTCAGCCCGCCGGAGGAGAGCCGGCTGCCCATCAACCTCTGCTACGTGTCACGTCTCTTCGAGCAGCCGGAGACCGCCAGAGACTGGCGAGGGCTGTGGATCACCCCGCTGCCGCCCGACGCGCCACGCGGCGGGGCGATGCAGGGCGTGGAGGGCAATCGCTGGATCGTGTCCTTGTTCGGCTACGAAGGACACCACCCACCCCGCGACGAGGACGGGTTCGTGGAGTTCGCCCGCGGCCTCCGCGAGCCGGACATCTACGAAGCCATCAAGGACGCGAAGCCCGTCTCGGACGTCCAGATGTACCGGGTGCCGGACGTGAAATGGCGCCACTTCGAGCGCATCCGGGACTTCCCCGCGGGGTTGCTCGTCCTGGGGGATGCGTGGTGCTACTTCGACCCCGTCTTCGGCCAGGGCATGTCGGTGGCGATGCTGGAGGCGAACCTCCTCAACGAGGCGCTGCATCAGCTCGACAGCCTGGAGGCGGTGACCCAGGCCTGGACGGCGTCGTACCTGCGCACGGGCGCGCAGTGGATCCAGGGACTCTGGTTCTTCGTGACGGCGGAGGCCATGCGGCACCCCCACGTCCCCGGCGAGCGGACACGGCTCATCAAGCTGGCGCAGTGGTACGTGGAGGAACTCTACGCGCTGAACCACGAGCATCCGGAGATCTACCAGGAGTTCCTCAAGCTGATGCACGTCCAGGCGGGAGCGGAGTTCCTCCTGCGCCCGGACATCGCCTTGCGGCTCGCGAAGCGCGCCTGGCAGCAGAAGTCCGTGAAGGGCTTGGGCACCGAGGCACTGTGGCCCGCCAGCCGGGTGGCGCTGGGAGCGCGCTACGCGGGACGGGTGCTGGCCAACCTGGTGGCTCCTCAGCGGGTTGGACCGCGTGATCGCATCTGCCACTTCGACACGGAAGCGATGTGGCAGCCGGACAAGACGCTGGGGTGGTTCGTCCGGGATGCCCTGCGCGCCCAAGGCCTGCTGAGCGAGGCCTCCGAGGTGCGGCGGTTCCTGGAGTACTGGCTCCCGGTGCAGGGCCTGGGCATCGCGAAGAAGGCGTTGATTGAGTTCTCCTACAACGTGGACGAGCCCGGCCTGGGCTTCATGCTCTACAGCGACAATGGGACGGTCACGCAGGCCTTCCGGGAGTACACGCGTCAGCTCGGCATCTCCAACGAGGGCGTCGAGCGGTCCGTGGCCATCTGCGAGACATTCCGGTCATCGGACCTGGGCCTGGTGCGCGCGGAGTTCAAGCCCGGAGGCCCCACCCGGTATTCCATTGCCGCCAGCTGGCACTTCGACCCCATGCGCGGGCACTCCGGCTTCGATGAGGCGATGAGCCGCCTGCCGGAGCGCTTCCGGGTAGGGCCCTTCGCGGAGCGGGTGAAGACCTTCGCTTCCGCGCTGCGGACCGAGTACTACCCCCTGTTCCTGGGACTGAGCTTCCTGGAGGACGGAACGCTCGAATCCAAGATGTACCTGGTGCGCTTCGACGAGAAGCAAGCTCCATTTCAGTCTGGCTCGGAGCTGTGGCGCCTCCTCCAGGACATGGGTGTGTCCGCCCCGGAGCTGGAGCGGGTTCGCCAGCTGAACGCGCTGCTCTGGGAGCACTCCGCGGACAAGATGACCCAGGTCGCCATCGAGGCCTCCGAGTCCCAATCCCAGCCCAAGCGAGTCAACCTCATCTACAGCGGGATCCAGACCTCTGCGGTTCTGGAAGCCATCTCCCGGTTCGGGTATCCCGAGTCCTCGAAGCAATCCGTTCGGGACTTCGAGCGGATGATGCAGACCGATCGCGCGAAGTTCATCGCGGTTCGGGTGGGGCCCGAAGGATTGAGTCCGCGCCTCAAGCTGTACAAGCACGCCCTTTTCGATTTCGGCGATCTGTCCGTGGTGGAGGACGGAGGCCTTGGGCCGCGAGATTCCGCGCCGGCCGCAGTGAGAGATGTTCCGGATGTATGTCTTTATTGA